One region of Primulina tabacum isolate GXHZ01 chromosome 1, ASM2559414v2, whole genome shotgun sequence genomic DNA includes:
- the LOC142542499 gene encoding uncharacterized protein LOC142542499, protein MEGYSYNSSYPESGDSSPRSREIDFENPTPWEDSQANPLSKVKFMCSYGGKIQPRPHDNQLSYVGGETKILAVDRNVKFSSLLSKLVALSDCDSVSFKYQLPGEDLDALISVTNDDDLEHMMHEYDRLYRVSPKPARLRLFVFSSYGSSLSSSVRSFGSDDVKSEKERFVEALNSAPIVTASPPAAADAAAATQVSAQADNVDFLFGLEKANGMAPPNPASVQKPMAGRVQEVEDPVIPGPDERLVGSDPIQKHIQDLQRLRIEEQQGIYGRKMDENLAVGYAGGDYYMLPEKIPPLPVPGGVPYWPEKPAPDGFFPSNAVNNEQPVYMISAPSAAYHSPMMRPVTAPQNQGFYAVQRIPSDIYREQQQMYNVNAPMPVPTTLPPQKVSGYAAEGGFGMVRPGSTAGVPVMVDAAGYAQVAYDRVGRQIVYTTPGGVMGAPASAVQASQYPAMNNTDVRTPPLDESGPGRRA, encoded by the coding sequence ATGGAGGGATACTCCTACAACTCCTCCTACCCCGAGTCCGGCGACTCCTCGCCGCGCTCCAGAGAAATAGATTTCGAGAATCCGACGCCGTGGGAGGATTCTCAGGCTAATCCGCTTTCTAAAGTCAAGTTTATGTGCAGTTACGGCGGAAAGATCCAGCCCCGCCCCCACGATAACCAGTTGTCCTACGTCGGAGGTGAGACCAAAATCCTGGCTGTTGATCGGAATGTAAAATTTTCTTCACTCCTGTCCAAGCTTGTTGCTCTCAGTGATTGTGACAGTGTTTCGTTCAAGTATCAGTTACCCGGAGAAGATCTAGACGCGTTGATTTCGGTGACTAATGATGATGATTTGGAGCACATGATGCACGAGTACGACCGGTTGTATAGGGTTTCACCGAAGCCGGCGAGGCTCAGGTTGTTCGTTTTCTCGAGCTACGGTTCGAGTTTGAGTTCTTCGGTTAGGAGTTTTGGCTCTGATGATGTGAAGTCGGAGAAGGAAAGGTTTGTCGAGGCGTTGAATTCTGCACCGATTGTGACGGCTTCACCGCCAGCGGCGGCGGATGCCGCCGCAGCGACTCAGGTGTCGGCGCAGGCTGATAACGTTGATTTTTTGTTTGGGTTGGAGAAAGCAAATGGTATGGCTCCACCGAATCCCGCTTCCGTACAGAAGCCGATGGCTGGGAGAGTACAGGAGGTTGAGGACCCGGTTATTCCGGGTCCGGATGAGAGGTTGGTCGGATCTGATCCGATCCAGAAGCACATTCAGGATCTACAGAGGTTGAGAATTGAGGAGCAACAGGGGATCTACGGCAGAAAAATGGACGAAAATCTCGCCGTAGGATACGCCGGCGGTGATTACTACATGTTACCGGAGAAAATCCCTCCGCTACCCGTTCCGGGAGGTGTTCCTTACTGGCCGGAGAAACCAGCTCCCGACGGGTTTTTTCCATCAAACGCCGTCAACAATGAACAGCCCGTTTACATGATTTCAGCACCCTCGGCGGCGTACCACTCTCCGATGATGAGACCCGTCACAGCCCCACAAAACCAAGGCTTCTACGCCGTTCAAAGAATACCCTCTGACATTTACCGCGAACAGCAGCAGATGTACAATGTGAACGCACCGATGCCCGTACCCACAACTCTGCCGCCGCAGAAGGTATCAGGATATGCTGCCGAGGGTGGTTTCGGAATGGTTAGACCGGGAAGCACCGCCGGAGTTCCAGTAATGGTAGATGCAGCCGGGTACGCACAGGTGGCGTACGATAGAGTTGGGAGACAGATCGTCTACACTACTCCGGGAGGCGTAATGGGCGCACCTGCTTCTGCAGTTCAAGCTTCTCAATATCCAGCCATGAATAATACAGACGTAAGAACCCCCCCGCTTGATGAATCCGGACCAGGCCGCCGTGCCTAA